In Actinomyces radicidentis, one genomic interval encodes:
- a CDS encoding cation diffusion facilitator family transporter produces the protein MSHEHSHDHSHDHGPGATRGRLAVALGVTGVVLVAEIVTAALTGSLALLADAGHMVTDSAGLVMALVAAHLSARPATDRSTWGMRRAEVIGAAVQAGMLALVGVIVAVRAVLDLVAPPPVASSGMLIMGVIGLAANTISLLVLAGGRGESLNARAAFLEVANDAIGSVGVIGAAAVIALTGWTRADAVASLLIVVLIVPRAAALLRAAGRVLMDFTPDELDLTEVRRHLAGLPDVVAVHDLHAWTVATGLPVLTAHVVVTDEALRSGRSDAVLDALGTCAAEHFPVPIQHATFQLEPESHAGHESDCCAA, from the coding sequence ATGAGCCACGAGCACTCGCACGACCACTCCCACGACCACGGCCCGGGCGCGACCCGCGGCCGCCTCGCCGTCGCGCTCGGGGTCACCGGTGTCGTCCTCGTTGCCGAGATCGTCACGGCCGCGCTCACCGGGTCGCTCGCGCTCCTCGCCGACGCCGGGCACATGGTGACGGACTCCGCAGGCCTCGTCATGGCGCTCGTCGCGGCGCACCTCTCAGCGCGCCCCGCCACGGACCGCTCGACGTGGGGCATGCGTCGGGCCGAGGTCATCGGCGCGGCGGTCCAGGCCGGGATGCTCGCCCTCGTCGGTGTCATCGTGGCGGTCCGGGCGGTCCTCGACCTCGTCGCGCCGCCGCCGGTCGCCTCGTCGGGGATGCTCATCATGGGCGTCATCGGACTGGCGGCGAACACGATCTCGCTCCTCGTGCTGGCCGGCGGACGCGGCGAGAGCCTCAACGCCCGGGCAGCCTTCCTCGAGGTGGCCAACGACGCCATCGGGTCCGTCGGCGTCATCGGAGCCGCGGCCGTCATCGCACTGACGGGCTGGACGCGGGCGGACGCCGTCGCGTCCCTCCTCATCGTGGTTCTCATCGTCCCGCGGGCAGCCGCGCTCCTGCGGGCCGCGGGGCGCGTCCTCATGGACTTCACGCCGGATGAGCTGGACCTGACCGAGGTGCGCCGCCACCTCGCGGGGCTGCCCGACGTGGTCGCGGTCCACGACCTTCACGCCTGGACCGTCGCGACCGGCTTGCCCGTCCTCACGGCGCACGTCGTGGTGACAGACGAGGCGTTGCGATCCGGCCGCTCGGACGCCGTGCTCGACGCTCTCGGGACCTGCGCGGCGGAGCACTTCCCGGTGCCGATCCAGCACGCGACCTTCCAGCTGGAGCCGGAGAGTCACGCGGGCCACGAGTCCGACTGCTGCGCCGCCTGA
- a CDS encoding ArsR/SmtB family transcription factor yields MPMIHGLLPTDTADDRRAVQASADVAAVLAALGDPTRLAIVSHLRGGEHRVGELTEHLGLAQSTVSQHLAVLRGAGLISTHAHGRSRVSRLEHEDRVVALLTLAADLTRDDTPGDGRADEEATS; encoded by the coding sequence ATGCCGATGATTCACGGGCTCCTCCCCACCGACACGGCCGACGACAGGCGGGCCGTCCAGGCCTCCGCCGACGTCGCAGCCGTCCTCGCCGCCCTGGGCGACCCGACCCGCCTGGCGATCGTCTCGCACCTGCGCGGCGGCGAGCACCGCGTCGGCGAGCTGACCGAGCACCTGGGCCTCGCACAGTCGACCGTGTCCCAGCACCTCGCGGTCCTGCGCGGGGCGGGACTCATCTCGACGCACGCGCACGGACGCTCGCGCGTGAGCCGGCTCGAGCACGAGGACCGCGTCGTCGCCCTGCTCACACTCGCCGCCGACCTGACCAGGGACGACACCCCCGGCGACGGCCGGGCCGACGAGGAGGCGACGTCATGA